The genomic stretch TCACTGAAAAGAATTTAACTATTTATGCCTCcatgatattgaaattggtTGGTTGAAATTATATGCTTTTCcattatttctatttatttgaaaaagttCATTTATGCTGTGTCTATCTCTAAccattttatatgttttccaTCTAACATTTATTTCACATACTAGCAAGCACTGAAAACTTTCTTCAAGGAATAAgttattccattttcttcttgcaACTTCATTTGCAGACAGAGAAAATTGAGTTGGAAGCAACTGTTGTGGATGAAACAAAGGAGCGTAAGTCATTTTgtgtagaagggaatggaagaTTCAGTGGTCAGTTCTTTTGCATCAATCTTTAATGATTTTGTCTATCAAATAGAAATTTTGTTAAACCAAATCTGATAACATTTTGTCTTTGATATAAtagtgtatatacatatattgtaCTCTACACTTGTATTACATTAGTACAATTGTATTACACTTGTACTGCTCAGTTACTTCCTGTATGTATTTGACTCAATATTaataaaacacatacaaaatattcACTCATAGGGtttttcatggtattagagcataaACCCTTGAGTCCTACTGTGTTTCTCTTTCCAAAAACGTCTATGCtcgattttctctctcttcccgCACCTGTCCAGGCTTGTTCACCCACTTCTGGTGATGTTTCAGAGATCCACTCACACCATTGTACTCAACAAGGTTTGATCAGCTTGACCTCGGAAGCTCGTTGCCAGAATCGCCGCTATGTGCCACCACGCGTTGCCTCTTCCGTTGCTTGCGCCACATCATCCAACCCTAGATTTGATGATGTCGACCTTTGATCTCGTTTTTTGGTGGTCGGTCTCTCGTCCGTCGCAACCCTGTTCCATTCATTAGATTTGTCTTGTCTAGCCTCGATGTCTCCTCTTTGTCATAGATCCATTGTCGATTGTCGTCACTCTACTCCCTGtaccatcaccatcaccatcatcGTTGCTAAGCTCCCTTCCGACATCGACCGTTTTCGCTTGTGCACAGATCTACTCCCGTCAAATAGGTAGTCTGTTCACTTGTCATAGTCAAAGCATTCCTGCTTTAGTCACACTACTGCGACCATCACTTTGTAGTCATTTGCTGCTCTAGAATACTTAGAGCTGCCTTCCACCCAAATCATGTCTAGCACTAGTTCTTCTGTTGATTTAGGTTCCAAATTTGGTACTTTCTCTTTGATTATCACTCCTTCTCCGGCCATTACTTGTGAAAAGTTGATTGGTAGTGCCCATTATATGTCTTGGGCTGCATATGTTGAATTATGGTTTTTGGGTCAAGGATATGAGGACCATTTGACTAAAAAGGTAGATGATATTCCTCTAGCTGAACAAGCTACTTGGAGGAAAGTTGATGCTCTCCTTTGCAATTTACTATGGCAATCTATTGACCCTAaactttatgttatttataaagCTTATAGGACTTGTTATCAGTTATGGACCATGGCTAAGACTCTTTACACTAATGATATCCAATGGTTCTATAATGTTGTGTTTAACatggttcacttgaagtgacaCAATCTCGACATGTTTGAGTTTATTGGCAAACTTGAATCCCTTAAAGAGGAGTTTAATTCTCTCATGCCCGTTGGAACTAAAGAGGAGTTTAATGTTGAGGAACAACTGCAACAGAGAGACGGGTTTTTTATGGTCCTAGGGTTGATCGGACTTAGACCTGAACTCTCTCTAGTTTGAGATCAAATCCTAACCAGTCCTATCGTTCCATCTCTAAAGGATATTTTTGTTCTATTGCTTCATGTCTCTTCTCCAATCACAATGCCAGAGAGCCCTTCCATCGACTTTTTAGCTTTGGCCTCTCACATTAGTGCTCGAGGAGAGCAAGGAGGAGGATGGAATGGTAATTCAAACAGAGGAAATCGCCCCAAATGCAATGATTGTCACTGGTGGGGTCACACTCGAGAGAGTTGTCATAAATTTCATTGCCGACCTCCTTGTGCTGCTAATGTGGTTCAGGCAGTGTATCCTGACTCTTAGTCCTTGTAGTCCTTGCCATCTCTTCTCTTGACTGGAGCTGATTATGACGAATATCTTCGATATCAAGCCTATGAGTAGTCTACATCCTTTGTTGCTTTGGTCGCTCATATTGGTAATTTTGTTGCTTGCCTCACTTAGTCTTCCTCACATGGCCCTTGGGTTCTCGATTTTGGTGCATCTGACCATATATTTGGTAATTGTATTTTCTCCCATCTCAATCATTTCCCATGTCTTCCTTGTGCCGGTCTTGCCAATAGCTCTAAAGCGGTTTCCAATGGCATTGGTTAAGCTCAACCCCTTCCTTCATTAGCTTTGGATTCTGTTCTTTATGTTCCTAGATGTCCTTTTAATAGTCTCTCTATTATTAAACTAACTCGTGCTCTTAATTGTTCTATTACCTTTGTTGGTAATTTTGTTCTTGTGTAAGATCAGGGTATTGAATTGATGATTGGTATGACGCGAGTCATAGGGATTTTACCATTTTTCCACATCTCCATCACCAATTTCTGGCACTTCTATTGAGAACTCTTATCCACAATCGCTTGGCGCATCCGAGCCTTTCCAAACTCTAGAAGATGGTTTCAGGTCTTTCTAGTTTGTCTTCTTTAGATTGTCAGTTATGTTAGGTTGGTAAACATTGTCGTACTTCGTTTCCAAAGCTTTTCAATAATTGGGTTGCATCCCTCTTTGAATTGGTTCATACTGAAGTTTGGGGTCCTAATCGTTTCCTTTCTATTTTTagatttcaatattttgtaaccTTCATTGATGACTAGTCTCACTACACTtggttatttttaatgaaaaatcgttttgaattattctctattttttaagCTTTGTTGTGCTGAAATTTAGACCCAATTTCAAGCTTCTATATGTGTGTTGCGCAGTGATAATACCTGTGAATATTTTTCTGCTCCTCTCACTACATTTATGTCTTCTCAAGGTATTCTTCGTCAGTCTTCTTATGTTcatacacctcaacaaaatggagttgcgGAGCGTAAAAATCACCATCTCATTGAAATTGCCTACACTCTTTTGCTCCATCATAGTGTCCCTTCTCGTTTTTGGGTTGATGTGGTTCTTACTACTTGTTATTTGATTAATCACATGCCTTCCTCTATCTTGGAGCACCAAACTCCACACTCCATTTTATTCCCTCCTCAGAACACCTATCTTGTTTCCCTTTGTGTCTTTGGTTGCACTTGTTTCGTTTATGATCTAACCCCTGGGCACAACAAGCTTTCTACCAAGTTCATTAAGTGTATCTTCCCAGGCTATTCTCTCGACACTCGACGTTACTTCATCTCTGCTGACGTTACCTTCTTCGAGTCTTCTCCCTTCTTCCTTTCCCTTACTCCTGAGTAGGGGTGGTAATACGGGTTGGTGGgtcgtaatcgtgtcgtgtTGAGACACACGTATGATACGTATCAGGCTAATCCGAACACGACtcgtttaataatcgtgtcaaattccttaaactcgaacacgacacgtttattaaacgtaTAACACGACACGACCtgtttaactaaacgtgtcgtgtcgtgtaacttgttaacctgtttaacccgtttaatttaaacaGGTCGTGCTGTGTCacatgttaaacgtgttatttagttttaaacgtgttatttcgtgtataattgtgttaacgtgttcagatcaacccactaacccttttaattaaacgtgtcatttcgtatataatcttgttaacgtgttcgggtcaacccgtttaattaaacgggtcattacgtgtctaaacgggttgacccgccTAAGATACGAAAATAATTGTGTCATGAACGGGTTGATTCGTTTATGACCCGAACGTGATTGACCTCaaccctaacccgcttaactTCGTGTCGTGTCCAAAATTGCCAGCCCTACTCCTGAGGGCATTATCATTTATGAGGTTCTCCTTATCCTTTATCTTGGTCCTCCCCTATTGGGCTATCATCATTGTCTGCATCCTAACCCTCCTCCAGGTACTGTGGATGTTCTCGATGACTCGCCTCCTGCTCCAGCATCTTCCCCTACCATGAACCTGCCCCCTACTTGCCCTTTCGCTTGATGTCATCCGGAAAGGTAATTGTTCTACCTGTAATCCTCATCCTATTTACACTTTTCTTAGTTATCATTGTTTGGTTTTACCCTATTATGCTTTTATGTCTTCTTTATCCTTTTTGTCTATTCCTAAAACAACTTGTGAGGCACTTTCAGATCCTGAGTGGCTCCAAGCCATGGTTGATGAAATGATTGCTTTGCATTCTAGTGGCACTCGGGGATTGGTTCCCTTGCCTCCTGGCAAGTCTACTGTTGGTTGTTACTGGATTTATATTGTGAAAGTTGGTCCTCACGAATAGATTGATCGCCTTAAAGTTCATCTTGTTGCAAAGGGTTACACTTAGATTTATGGCTTGGATTATGGTGAGACTCTCTCCCGTGGCCAAGATTGCTTCTGTTTAGTGGTTTCTTTCCATGGATGTTGTGTCATTGGCCTCTCTATCAGTTGGACATCAAAAATGCTTTTCTTCACGGTGATCTTTAGAAAGAGGTCAATATGGAGCAACTGCCAGGCTtggttgctcagggggagtttGGTTTGGTATGTTAGCTCCGTCACTCCCTTTATGGATTGAAACAATCTCCACAAGCTTGTTTTGGGCGATTCAGTGCCATTGTTCAAGTGTTTGGCATGATTTGCAGTGAGGTGGAccattatattttctttcatcATTCATCACATGGCAAATGTATCTATCTTATTGTGTATGTAGACGATATTGTCTTCATCAGGAGTGATCAAGATGTTATTCTACAATTGAAGTAGCATCTCTTTAATCATTTCTAGACTAAAGATTTTTGCAGACTTAAGTATTTTCTTGATGTTGAGGTAGCTTAATCTAATAATGGTGTTGTCATCTCGCAGAGGAAATATGCCTTAGATATTCTTGAGGAAACTAGCATGTTAGAATGCAAACTTGTTGATACGCCCATGGATCTGAATGGTAAACTCTTACCAAGTTAGGGGGAGCCTTTGGCGAATCCTAAAAGATATAGAAGACTTGTTGAAAAGCTAAACTATCTGACTATCACTTGGCTAGACTTTTCTTTCGTTGTGAGTGTAGTTGGCCAGTTCCCAGAGTCTCTGTGTGACAGTCATTGGTTGTGATTCACATCCTTAGATATATCAAAGGAGCATCGGGCCAAGGATTGTTGTATAAAGATAAGGGGCATACTTAGGTGATTGGTTATTCTGAGGCAGACTGCCTAGGGTCTCCTTCAAATAAATGCTCTCCTTCGGGCTACTATATTCTCATTGGTGGTAATCTGGTATCCTAGAAGAGTAAAAAGCAAGATGTTGCCAAGGTAAGTGCAGAAGCTGAATATCGTGCTATGGCTCGGGCAACGTGGGAACTTATATGGTTGAGGCAATTACTTCAAGAATTGCAGTTTGGAGAGGTGGtgcaaatgaatttaatttgtgataatcaagtaGCATTGCATATCTCCTCTAATCTAATTTTTCATGAGGGGATCAAACACATTAAAATCAATTGTCACTTTATAGGAGAGAAGATTTTGTCTGCTTGTATTGCTATTAGTTTTTCAACTCTACTGACCAACAGGCCGATATCTTTTCTAAGTCTCTCAGAGGTTCTCGCATTGGTTTcatttgtaacaagcttggtgcGTATGACCCATATGCCCTcgcttgggggggggggggggggggggggagtgttAGTagtctatatacatatattgtaCTCTACACTTGTACTGCACAATTACTTCCTGTATATATTTGACTCGGTAATATCAATAAAACACACAACATATTCACCCATAGGGTTTTTTCAGTCTCTAGCCATTTTGtttaactttttttcaatcatttcaCAAGTACTTTAGCATGCGTAAGGTCATATTTGTCAACATACTTCTAGGCCTGCTTGCTAAAATTTATTATGAGATGCTGTTAGCCTGTTACTTGTTCATGTTACCCAGATATGGCTCTTGGCCTCTATTTGGTGCTGTGATCTATTTAGATTGATACAACACTAGAGCTTTATGGACTTTTATAGTGCTTCATATCTGTTGGGCTGCATCCATAACATGTGTATCACTATGTTTGGACAGAAGAAATCAGGGGACAAGGATGTCCTTTGTAGGAACTATGGCTAGTAATAAGACTGCCATGTCAATGCAGGTCAGGTTTTTGGATTAGCCAGAAATGGTTCTTGGGAATATTGTATACATTTAAATGTTGCAGGAGttaaatattttcagcatttaacTGGTTAAACTTTGCCTATAATATGAGATTCTTATGCAGGTGGGGGTAATGAGAATTCCAATTGGTACTGAAATCCCTTCCCTATTTAGGACGGTATACAGGATCCCATTCTATGTCTTATGATGCcacaaataaataatggagACCTGGGATGTGGTCTTTCCTACCAAACATTGGCTTAGTTGAATAACACTTTAATTTAAAGTAACCATTAAATGGGACCTTAGAAGTAAATGCTCACTATGAAGATTTATACTGTGAAATTATGTAATAGAGTCCATTTtcaaatgtctgtgttattgactggtgtaatgaagaagaaatattcAATTCACTAGTCCTAAGGTTCTTGCTTCAGAGTTTCCTGTAATATGATAATTAACTAGAGGGATAGTGGGGTTGGTGGAGTGGTTTCTGTAGATCTTTCCTTCATAACATGGTGCTGATGGTATTTGCTTTTTCAAGAGAGTTTTCTGGTTTCTTATCTTCCTTTTAATGTTACAGATTTCTATTCCATCATGTCGGAGGGCAGTGCAAGTGATTCTGATGCAGATAATGAAAGTCGAGATGGAGTAGATGTGGACACGGATGAAGAGGATGGAATGTATTTTGATACAAATGATTTTTTGTCTTCAGAATCTCTGAGAAGTGTGTCCTATCGTAGTAGAGAGAACATGGGAAATGATTGTAGTCCTCTGATGCATAATAAGGAGTCACTCTTTTCTGATCGTTTGCGTGAGGCGCAAATGGAGATAAAGCCAATTGAATACCCATTCattaaaagaagatttagtcTGCCTGAaccaaaagagaaagagaagccaGTGGGGTTATGGTCAATAATCAAGGACAATATTGGCAAGGATCTTTCTGGCGTTTGCCTCCCTGTTTACTTTAATGAGCCACTATCCTCCTTGCAGAAATGCTTTGAAGATTTGGAGTACTCATACTTGATTGACCGAGCATTGGAATGGGGAAAGCAGGTCAGGTCCTCAGCTATGCTTTCTTTTGTGGCAAATCAGTTTCTTAAGGCATGATCTGCTTGTTTCATTTTATTCCAGGTAGTTGATTTGCAAGCTTAAGATTTGAAATGTACTTGTTGGTTGTTACTTGTCCAATCTTAGCTTAGCTATCTAGGTTTATCCATCAAGCctcctaaaattttcttatgCTTTTTACTTGATgaataataatgtaaaaaatggttagatttagttttaattgttgccaaaaagaataaaataaactgaagaCTCTTCTAGTTATTAAGTTCGCAAATGCTTGTGTGGCTGTCtccttttgttcttctttcctCTAAACAGATTTGGAGGTTTGAGTCCTCTCTGTAAGCAATCTTAATTCTTCTCTGATGAAATAACCTGGGGGCCTCCTGCTGCCCTAGAAGTGATTAATCTTCCATGCAGATCAATTagcaaaaattatgtttgttaaTTGGTAGTCCGTTAACTCCAATCTGGCCTTAAAATCTTAAGTAAACAAAAGAAATGTAGGGCAAATAAGTTTTCCATGTTTAACGGAAAtaattctccctctttctcctgATGATGTACCACAGAAGGGAGGAAAAAACTGACAATACAAATGCATTCTGATAATAGCTTGTAGAGTTGGGTACATTATTTCATCATCCCACATATTTACTATGCAGGAAGCTGGCTTCCTGTTTACCGAGTCCACTTGGTCCTTTCTTATGGTAGAATTCAGAGTGTGCCTAGCCTTGGACCGAGAATCTAGGGATCAAACAAGGCAATGTCTATCCTAAGATTCAATTAGTGTTGTTTATATCCTCCACTGGGCCTCACCTTCCTATTTTGTATTGTAATGAATTAATGCCTGCCTTGGTATGCAATAGAGAATGGAAGTTCCTAGAACTCAATTCATTGTCCTGCACAGCTTGATATATTTCAATAGGATTCATCTTAAAGTTCAGCTTTGTTCTTCATTAGTGTCCTCATGCCATTGGCCTTGCTGTACAGAAGCTGCAGATTTACATGGTTAGTAAAAATATGGAAATTGGAAAAGATGAATTTAGTTTCACCTTTTTGTGAATGGATAAATATATTTGGCCAAACCGTGGGCAGTGTATTCCTTAGATTAACAGCTACAGGAGATAGACTAGTTtgcttttttgttatttttgtatttattcttTTTGGAACATGCTTCTTTAAAAGAAGAATGCATCAGTTAATTTGGTCCATTATTAGTGTTTCTCTGGTTTATATTCTCATAATTGATAATCAATTTATCTAATTATTTGTTAGGCATTTCTTCAAGAATTAATGACTTGCTCAGATCTTGGCTTTTTCTTCATTTGTGGGTGTAATTGAGCAGCATAAAATTATGTTGAGTGCAGATTTAGTTTATGGTTTAATATTGAAAAGATGCAACTGGGATGAGGTGTCTTGTTAGAAAGCTTTGTAAATAGTTTTTTCACcccttatattatttttggaaatGTTTCATAAAACTAGTGCATATCAGAGTTACTTCTATAGGTTTCAAGTGCTTATGATTAAGGTATATTTTAGTGTCAAGTTTTACATAAATGACATGGTACAGAAATAGGTTTACAAAGGCCTTTAATATGTTGTATTGGAGAGTGGGTTCTTAAAACAGGAAAATTCATTCTGTTCCAAGTGCGGGCTCAGGAATTCTTCTCTTAGCtttttttgtttccatttttttttttgagctcTATCTGTGATGGTTCATTAAGTTTAAGCTATTATTGTTGTTGGTCTCTACTTGGCATTTGGGTTTTGCGACTGAACATAAGGAATATAACTGCTGCAGGGGAATGATTTGATGAGAATTTTAAACGTTGCAGCTTTTGCTGTGTCTGGTTATGCATCCACAGAAGGTCGCCAGTGCAAACCCTTCAATCCTCTTCTTGGGGAGACTTATGAAGCTGACTATCCAGACAAGGGTTTACGTTTCTTCTCCGAGAAGGTTGGTCCTTTCATTCTTTGGTCGGGCATTGATGTACTTTGGGTCTTTTGAAGGATCTAGTTTTAGACCTATGTTTCCGACATTTTTATAATAACAACATCAGCAACACCACAAAACCTGAACACCACTAGGTGGGTAAGTTACATAGTTCTAGCTTGACAATCATTTATTGTGTCTAGGATCCATGTTTAAAATATCTGAAGATTTGCATGTTGATTGCCATTtgatctaaaagcttaagttgttaATTGAGGgttaattaaacttttatattattattttttctctcaacatGTCCCCTAATGTGCAGCTAAGCCTTACTGCATAATtgaactatttaaatattaggtTAGTGTTGAGATTTGAACCTAAGACTTTTGCCTGCTATGATAGCATATTAAATAGTTAACTGtcatctcatctaaaagtttaatctgttagatagagggttaattttatcttttgaattattatttttactctcaatacTTAATGCGTCCCTCTTACTTCATCTGGGCTTTGGGATCAGCTGTGAGTCTGCGACACTAAAATTGTTGAAGGGATTACTGAAACCACATGCAAGTTGTTTCCTACCCTTTCATGATGAAAATATAGGACAAGTAGAATTCACTGCTTTTCTTTGCTTCCTTTCCTTGCTGTCTACAGTGAAATTTGAAGTAAGGCATACTTGATAATAACCACAAGTGTCAATGAAGTGCCTGTAAATAACCACGAGTTTCATTAAAATATTAGATATTTACCATGACTTTTCTAGTAAGACGCTTGAAAATAACAACTTTATGTTGTAAACTAAGTTGTTGTCTTGCAGGTAAGTCACCACCCAATGGTTGTTGCTTGTCATTGTGAGGGTAGAGGCTGGAAATTCTGGGCGGATTCTAACCTTAAAGGCAAGTTTTGGGGACGTTCTATCCAACTTGATCCTGTGGGGGCACTGACCCTACAATTTGAAGATGGTGAAACGTTTCAATGGAGCAAGGTCACTACTTCTATATACAATATCATAATTGGAAAAATCTATTGTGACCACTATGGTACTATGCGAATTAAGGGCAGTGGCAATTACTCTTGCAAGCTCAAATTCAAGGAACAATCAATCATTGACCGAAACCCTCATCAGGTAATTCCTTGAGTTGCTATTCTTGCGAATGAAAGtatcataaattaatttgttagcGCTTACCTTGGTTCTGTTATAATAGATTGGCTGcctaattttcatctttttgtttCCCAGTAATGTGGTCATGGAAACAAGAATGTCAAAAGATGGTGGTTCTAACAGCAGTCTTAAATGATGATCCAACTATCAACTTCCATTGACTGTTATGTTAACGCAGTATAGTCTTGCTAGCTGGTGTCTGTAGTGcatgaaaaacaaataattgaTTTATCTCCTTTGCATGAAATATCATTAACTTGCAAATTTAAAAGCAGAGTACTtcagaatatttttaataggaAAACTTTATTGTTATTCCCTAAAATTCTTAGCTATGTCAAAAGTGATTATTTTCCCCCCTTCTTTTGAGATACACATTCTGATTAGATATACTTTGGCAATTCTAACAATTAAACTTGTTATGCAATTACAGGTTCATGGATTCGTGCAAGATAATAGAACTGGGGAGAAGGCAGCCATTTTGGTAGGAAAATGGGATGAAGCGATGTACTATGTACTTGGAGATCCAACTATAAAGCCAAAGGGCTATGACCCAATGACAGAAGCTGTTTTACTGTGGGAAAGAGACAAATCTGTTACTAAGACAAGATACAACTTGACACCTTTTGCAATATCCTTAAATGAATTGACACCTGGCTTAATGGAGAAGCTGCCACCAACGGACTCAAGATTGAGGCCAGATCAACGGCATTTAGAGAATGGGGAATACGAGTTGGCGAACACAGAGAAGCTCAGACTTGAACATTTACAGAGACAGGTACAGTTCTTGCACTTGAATTATATTGTTTTAAACTTCCCAACTGTTGGTTAACTAAGAGCGATGAACTGAATGAAGGAAAACACCTGGAAATAATTTTTGGCATCCCTAcctgaaaagtaaaaaaaattcaagaaaaatacttTCCTGAGTTTTACATTGCTGAGCATATGCAAAACTGTAGTACTTCTGAATGTATCTTTTCACATctaatttttattcttctttacAGCATAGTTACGAGTTTAATCTGTAGTGGAGATAGTATTTTTGTTTGACAATTTCTCATGTTATTTCATTACAATGTTGAGTTTAAGAATAAACAAGAATCAAATGATTCTTTCTGACATGGCTTTTAGAGAGCAATACCCCATTAAGATGTGGGTTCCCTGTACTCTGAGAAAACTTGGATGCTGTCACTTATCATAATCCCCAATTACACTGCAATCAATATCTACCCATAAAATGGAATGCAATAATATATGGGACAAGGAGTGGATATTACAGCACTTCATGGCAAGGAAATGCGATAGGCAAAATAGCTTCGTATCATAGATGAACTGCAAATGATGTGGGCACTACTTAAGAAATGATATTAATCCTATCCcatgaaaagaaaaggaaatgaatGTCAGACCTCTGAGTCTGGCAATGGGATTCTCATTGTTTCAGTGAGATTTAGATGAAATTGAAGGGGGATTTAGGAGTATAGGGAAAATTTAAAAGAGCAGAGAGTGAGTAAGAgaaagaacgagagagagaatgctGGGAGAGAATTCTGGAATTTGTATTCATAAAGCATAATCGGATAAGGCTAATCAGGCCTTATATACCGAGTACAAGGGATGGAATCTCCCAGTGACCTGGCTCCCTTTTCTACCTTCTAGAACAATTTGTTATAACCACCTAGGTACAACCCTCCCTCAGCCTAACAGCTAGGGTACAACTCTTCATagcctaggtacatgacaatttcccctccCTTAAAGAGTCtttttgtcctcaagaaatgttgaAAAGCTGGGCAGCACGAGGGAACTGCTTGAGGAGGTCTGGTAAgtattcccaagtgttgttgtcCGGGTGGAGGTGAGACCATTTCACCAAAATTTGAGTCAGGGGAGCCCCTTGCTTGTAGATGACCCTCTGATCGATTATAGCCACTGGTTCCTCATTAGGATTGGTGTTTTTTTTAGGAAAGTTGGTATGATTGGACTGACTTGCTGTGTGCCCACTGACCCCTTGAGCATGTAGTTGTGAAATATGGGGTGGAATTGGCAATCATCCGGTAACTGAAGTTGATAGGAAACTCTCCCAAATCTGGCCGTAGCAGAGCATTGTCCATAAAATTTGGGACTGAGTTTAGTGACCTGTCCTTAGAAAGAGCCTTCTGATGAGCGTGCTTCAGCTTTAAATAGACTAAATCCCCCACTTCGAATTCCCTTTCACTCCTCTTTCTATCTGCAAACTGTTTCATCCGATTTGTTGCAGTTGACAACTCCTTTAGTGACTGTAGGTAAGTATCTACAGCTGCCACTGTAGTTGGTCCAACAAGGGCTGGTAGGAGTGGAGGTTTGTAACCATACATAGCCTCAAAGGGGGACATTTTGATCGAGTTGTGGTGGCatgaattgtaccaccattgagccaacGAGAGCCACTTGTGCCAACTCTTGGGTTGTAAGAAACAGGGGCAGCCCAGGTAGGTTTTGAGGCATTGGTTAACTCTCTCTGTTTGCCTGTTGATTTGGGGGTGGTAAATGTGAAGCTTAATTCCCAAGGATTTCAACAGTTACCTCCACATTAGGCTGGTGAACAACTTGTCTCTGTCTGAGATTATATTCTGTTGTATCCCATGCATCTTTACCACTTGGTCTAGAAAGATCCGAGCCACCTCTTGAGCTGTGAAGGGGTGGGAAAGCCCAAGGGAATGGGCGAATTTCGTGAATCGGTCAACCATCACAAATATGCATTCCTTCCCTTCAGACCGGGGTAAACCCCTTGAGATGCTACTCCATGTTTGGTCAGGGTTTGCCAATGGCTGCAGCAGCCCCAGGGGTGCAACCGTCTCATGCTTGCACCACTTACACATGTCACACGCCATCACAAACTCCATCACAGATTGCTTCATCCTTGGCCAATAGAAAATTTGTTTCACCTTGTGGTAAGTGTTCTGTATCCCTGAATGTCCTCCCAAAGGGGATCCATGCAAGGATTGCGGAATCCTACCTTTGAGTTCATCACTTCCCCCGGCTACCAATCTGCCTTTGGTACCTTAGGAGTCCATTAGTTAGTGTGAACCCCTGTCGGCTGGAAGGGTCAATAGTCAATTGTTCCAGCAGTTCTTTAGTCCACTCATCCCCTTTGTAGCTTGCTTTTAATTCCTGATACCAATCAGGAATCACTGAAGTAATGGTGGCAGATTCTCCTTCTTCAAAGCAGTGAGACAATGCATCAGCTGCCACATTCTCCTTCCGCCTTTTGTATTGTATGACATAATCCAGCCCCAT from Diospyros lotus cultivar Yz01 chromosome 9, ASM1463336v1, whole genome shotgun sequence encodes the following:
- the LOC127810168 gene encoding oxysterol-binding protein-related protein 1D isoform X4 — translated: MNPLCCIAPVSIERDRANPAVVKPTAQLGFESSVKNVAFGSKPSFSTQASSVGADSDGLCAALSHEAEESVVEPRDSKVGGSVAGVLYKWVNYAKGWRARWFMLEDGVLSYYKIHGPDKIVMSPSREKGVKVIGEDSLRYMKKSSWSSNNRFGGSAKQWKPFGEIHLKVSSIRASKSDDKRLSIFTGTKTLHLRCLTKEDRAAWIDALLAAKDQFPRVLTSIDFAPSEYTAVSTDKLRSRLLQEGISEMVIKDCESIMLYELSELQNQLKALQLKHIMLLDKLRQLETEKIELEATVVDETKERKSFCVEGNGRFSDFYSIMSEGSASDSDADNESRDGVDVDTDEEDGMYFDTNDFLSSESLRSVSYRSRENMGNDCSPLMHNKESLFSDRLREAQMEIKPIEYPFIKRRFSLPEPKEKEKPVGLWSIIKDNIGKDLSGVCLPVYFNEPLSSLQKCFEDLEYSYLIDRALEWGKQGNDLMRILNVAAFAVSGYASTEGRQCKPFNPLLGETYEADYPDKGLRFFSEKVSHHPMVVACHCEGRGWKFWADSNLKGKFWGRSIQLDPVGALTLQFEDGETFQWSKVTTSIYNIIIGKIYCDHYGTMRIKGSGNYSCKLKFKEQSIIDRNPHQVHGFVQDNRTGEKAAILVGKWDEAMYYVLGDPTIKPKGYDPMTEAVLLWERDKSVTKTRYNLTPFAISLNELTPGLMEKLPPTDSRLRPDQRHLENGEYELANTEKLRLEHLQRQARKLQERGWQPRWFLKDKEDGCYRYIGGYWETRERGNWEGIPDIFSHNTGSPSCAVEEEEEEE